A genomic segment from Veillonellaceae bacterium encodes:
- a CDS encoding twin-arginine translocase TatA/TatE family subunit: MFNFSLPELGMILVIMLIIFGPGKLPEVGKALGKGLGELRRSLNGEPSKQETINIQAEVDQSEKK; encoded by the coding sequence ATGTTTAATTTTAGTTTGCCTGAATTAGGTATGATTTTAGTTATCATGCTTATCATCTTTGGCCCCGGCAAATTACCCGAAGTAGGTAAAGCGCTCGGTAAAGGGCTTGGTGAATTACGCCGCTCACTGAATGGCGAACCATCTAAACAAGAAACCATCAACATTCAAGCCGAAGTTGATCAATCGGAGAAAAAGTAA
- a CDS encoding acetate uptake transporter translates to MNDNQQKVQIVVADPSALGLFGLAMVTLVASSQKLGFTTGLSFVIPWAILLGSVAQMMASVYDFKHNNLFGAVVFGAYGLFWTGVAASWLIKMGAFGPVLAAAVDVKQLGIAFLGYFIFSIFATIAATETNKTLFITMVFIDVLLGCLALDSLGLGGNWAHGVAAWTELIIAIMSLYGAGANFLNKFFGRQFLPLGKPLGIFR, encoded by the coding sequence ATGAACGACAATCAGCAAAAAGTTCAAATTGTAGTCGCAGACCCTTCAGCATTAGGATTATTCGGCCTTGCAATGGTTACCCTGGTGGCTTCGTCCCAAAAACTTGGCTTCACGACCGGTCTTTCCTTTGTTATTCCGTGGGCTATTCTCTTAGGATCGGTTGCCCAAATGATGGCCTCTGTGTATGATTTTAAACATAACAACTTGTTCGGCGCTGTTGTGTTTGGAGCTTACGGTCTATTTTGGACCGGCGTTGCGGCAAGCTGGCTTATAAAAATGGGCGCATTCGGCCCGGTATTAGCTGCAGCTGTCGATGTTAAGCAACTTGGTATCGCGTTTCTTGGCTATTTCATATTTTCTATTTTTGCCACTATTGCCGCTACTGAAACTAATAAAACGCTATTTATAACTATGGTTTTCATTGATGTTTTGCTTGGCTGCTTGGCTTTAGATTCTCTTGGCTTGGGTGGTAACTGGGCCCATGGGGTTGCAGCATGGACTGAACTTATTATTGCTATTATGTCTTTGTATGGAGCAGGTGCGAACTTCCTTAATAAGTTTTTCGGCAGGCAATTCCTGCCGCTTGGCAAACCGTTGGGTATATTTAGATAA
- a CDS encoding glycoside hydrolase: protein MVNSNSRLSQAQYWVSKLAAPDEVIMSPTEINDYNAEIRAGLPDTVFDLRVYPASLFGKTLTELLTASSFPKDRVYAQGMPASAGFFANLHNQINLGGVKDYNEVGYGLTATRTNVRTFPTNTGIFKTAGDRDFDLFQETALNPGEPVVILHKSADAKWYFVQTANYRGWVPTANVALASDRQEWLKYLNEESFLVVTANKISLPDSTKAPLVFEMGAKLILAKSEPSNSGSYLVKLPARDDQGKLYFKQAVIAKSADVSVGYLPYTRANIIEQAFKTYGMLYGWGGLHDSVDCSSLTMNIYRSFGFALPRNADQQEVKVGKTVHLTQDPGKRAVQLNSLEPGATLHMNGHVMLYLGKDSGKFYTIHSLASYVERLNDGTLRRVRPMKVVVSDLDLVRGNGKTFAQSLTVVKNIEW from the coding sequence GTGGTTAATTCCAATTCAAGGCTTAGCCAGGCTCAATATTGGGTTAGTAAGCTTGCCGCACCTGATGAAGTTATCATGTCGCCCACAGAGATTAATGATTATAATGCCGAAATTAGGGCAGGATTGCCCGATACTGTTTTTGACCTGCGCGTTTATCCGGCATCCTTATTCGGGAAAACGTTGACGGAATTGCTCACAGCTTCATCATTCCCGAAAGATCGGGTATATGCCCAAGGCATGCCAGCTTCAGCCGGCTTTTTTGCAAATTTACATAACCAAATAAACCTGGGCGGAGTGAAGGATTATAATGAAGTTGGTTACGGCCTTACCGCAACGCGGACTAATGTCCGAACATTTCCTACCAATACAGGAATATTTAAGACGGCGGGCGACCGGGACTTTGACTTGTTTCAGGAAACAGCCCTCAATCCAGGGGAACCGGTGGTAATTCTTCATAAAAGTGCTGATGCCAAATGGTATTTTGTCCAGACGGCAAACTATCGCGGCTGGGTGCCGACAGCTAATGTTGCACTGGCAAGCGACCGCCAGGAATGGTTGAAATATCTAAATGAAGAAAGTTTTTTAGTAGTAACAGCCAACAAAATTAGCTTACCTGACAGCACCAAGGCTCCGCTCGTCTTTGAAATGGGCGCCAAGCTGATATTGGCAAAGTCAGAGCCAAGCAATAGCGGAAGTTATCTTGTTAAGCTGCCGGCTCGTGATGACCAAGGCAAACTTTATTTTAAACAAGCTGTTATAGCCAAGTCAGCTGATGTCAGCGTCGGTTATCTGCCATATACAAGAGCCAATATAATTGAGCAGGCATTTAAAACGTACGGTATGCTCTATGGTTGGGGTGGATTGCATGACAGTGTTGATTGTTCAAGCCTTACCATGAATATATACCGCAGCTTTGGGTTTGCGCTGCCGCGAAATGCCGACCAGCAGGAAGTAAAGGTTGGGAAGACGGTGCACCTTACCCAAGACCCGGGCAAGCGAGCAGTTCAGCTAAACAGCCTGGAACCGGGCGCGACCCTTCATATGAATGGGCATGTAATGCTCTATCTCGGCAAGGACAGCGGCAAGTTCTATACAATACATTCCTTGGCCTCCTATGTCGAGCGGCTGAATGACGGAACACTACGGCGAGTTCGGCCGATGAAGGTCGTGGTCAGTGATTTAGATTTGGTTAGGGGAAATGGAAAAACTTTTGCGCAATCATTGACTGTTGTAAAGAATATTGAATGGTAG
- a CDS encoding SIMPL domain-containing protein (The SIMPL domain is named for its presence in mouse protein SIMPL (signalling molecule that associates with mouse pelle-like kinase). Bacterial member BP26, from Brucella, was shown to assemble into a channel-like structure, while YggE from E. coli has been associated with resistance to oxidative stress.): MLKRISLVMVFILMLAVPAFAKEAPERTIVQVTGSSEKQVDPDVAKIQILVNTINSNIEKAKNTNTASMNKVVAALREQGITDRDYKTDTYNIEPVYEYEKDKLPSLKGYRVTNRIEVTAPVEKVGILVDVATKAGANEISSIQFESKNEKDIKNAALQEAVKDAMKKAEVIAGALNKKIADVKLVNESGVYYRPVMLESRAFKAAADYAPSINAGKITVGANVQVTVELAD; the protein is encoded by the coding sequence ATGTTAAAAAGAATTTCTCTAGTAATGGTTTTTATCTTGATGCTTGCCGTTCCGGCTTTCGCGAAGGAGGCTCCGGAAAGAACCATCGTGCAGGTTACTGGCAGCAGTGAAAAACAGGTTGACCCTGATGTGGCTAAAATTCAAATCTTGGTTAATACGATTAATTCCAATATCGAGAAAGCAAAAAACACTAATACTGCCAGTATGAATAAAGTGGTAGCAGCATTGCGAGAGCAGGGCATAACCGACAGAGATTATAAAACCGATACATATAATATCGAACCGGTATATGAATACGAAAAGGATAAGCTTCCCTCATTAAAGGGTTATCGGGTAACAAATCGTATCGAAGTGACTGCTCCTGTGGAAAAAGTCGGGATTTTAGTTGATGTTGCTACAAAGGCTGGGGCTAATGAAATAAGTTCAATTCAGTTTGAATCTAAAAATGAAAAAGATATCAAAAATGCCGCATTACAGGAAGCTGTTAAGGACGCTATGAAGAAGGCCGAAGTAATTGCCGGAGCCTTAAATAAGAAAATTGCTGATGTTAAGCTTGTTAATGAGTCGGGCGTATACTATCGTCCGGTAATGTTGGAGAGCCGAGCTTTCAAAGCTGCTGCCGATTATGCTCCCAGTATTAATGCCGGTAAAATTACCGTTGGTGCAAACGTGCAAGTTACGGTAGAACTTGCAGATTAA